The following are encoded in a window of Mycobacterium vicinigordonae genomic DNA:
- a CDS encoding Zn-ribbon domain-containing OB-fold protein encodes MPDSERPAPVLTQLDRPFWTGGAAGALRMQRCVRCTRICHPPALRCPRDHAVLEFVELSGRGVVESWTINRHQWFPGFQPPYVIAFVNPVEDLNARLLTNLVNVEPDEISQNMLVRVVFDQLVVGEDEVYIPLFEPEH; translated from the coding sequence ATGCCCGACAGCGAGCGGCCGGCGCCGGTACTGACTCAGCTAGATCGGCCATTCTGGACCGGTGGGGCGGCGGGTGCGCTGCGGATGCAGCGTTGCGTGCGTTGCACGCGGATTTGCCATCCCCCCGCTTTGCGTTGCCCTCGTGATCACGCAGTGCTGGAATTCGTTGAACTTAGCGGTCGAGGCGTCGTCGAGTCGTGGACGATCAATCGGCACCAATGGTTTCCAGGTTTTCAGCCCCCGTACGTGATCGCATTCGTCAACCCCGTCGAGGACTTGAATGCCCGGTTGCTGACCAACTTGGTCAATGTCGAACCTGACGAAATTTCCCAGAACATGTTGGTGCGGGTGGTCTTCGACCAGCTCGTCGTCGGCGAGGACGAGGTGTACATACCGTTGTTCGAGCCAGAACACTGA
- a CDS encoding aldehyde dehydrogenase family protein, whose amino-acid sequence MTAISMLPHLSKATLPPARLYIAGSWLDSSAEPIPHIHPATGESVFDAPNADAAAVDAAISAARVAFDEGPWPRLPGRDRAQYLRTIADLIRADAANLNMLLSLDNATPSSFVGFYQMGAEYPADLFDTYAGWVDKITGNTYPQWEASQPFTFTTHEPVGVAAIITPWNAPMSLFAQKLAPALAAGCTVVAKPSELSPLVSLRIAELIAQADLPPGVFNMLLGPGDPVGTALVGDPRVDKVSFTGSRGIGSAIAATVGARIGRISLELGGKTPALIFPDADLGMAVGIAAGNAFLGLSGQVCVCQSRILVHRDVYDEVLSTLIGFAAAATFGDPFDPSVSAAPMITTQHMRRVLSHIERAVGDGAKLAVGGGRAENAAATGNFVAPTVLVNVDNSMAVAQEEIFGPVLCVIPFTEDDEAIRLANDTRYGLGAAVYTHDVSRALRVSGALRAGTIGVNSWTLQPHAPFGGMKQSGLGRENGQAGIEGYLETKTTFMR is encoded by the coding sequence GTGACTGCCATCTCCATGCTGCCACATCTGAGCAAGGCGACCCTTCCGCCCGCGCGGCTCTACATAGCCGGTTCGTGGCTCGATAGCTCGGCCGAGCCAATCCCGCACATCCACCCGGCGACCGGTGAATCCGTCTTCGATGCACCGAATGCCGACGCAGCCGCCGTCGACGCAGCAATTTCAGCCGCGCGCGTAGCTTTTGACGAGGGGCCTTGGCCTCGACTGCCGGGTCGCGATCGGGCGCAGTACCTCCGGACCATCGCCGACCTCATCCGCGCCGACGCGGCCAACCTCAATATGCTTCTGTCCCTTGATAATGCGACACCAAGCTCGTTCGTCGGCTTCTATCAGATGGGCGCGGAATACCCGGCCGACCTCTTCGACACCTATGCCGGCTGGGTCGACAAGATCACCGGCAACACCTACCCCCAATGGGAAGCTTCTCAGCCGTTCACTTTCACCACCCACGAACCTGTCGGCGTCGCAGCGATCATCACCCCGTGGAACGCACCGATGAGCCTGTTCGCCCAAAAGCTCGCTCCCGCGCTGGCGGCCGGATGCACTGTAGTCGCCAAACCGTCCGAGTTGTCTCCGTTGGTCAGCCTGCGGATCGCGGAGTTGATAGCGCAGGCCGATCTGCCACCCGGGGTATTCAACATGTTGCTCGGACCGGGCGACCCGGTCGGCACCGCACTGGTCGGCGACCCTCGGGTGGACAAGGTGTCGTTCACCGGCAGTCGCGGCATCGGCAGCGCAATCGCGGCCACCGTCGGCGCCCGTATCGGCCGGATCTCGCTAGAGTTGGGCGGCAAGACCCCGGCGCTCATCTTTCCCGACGCCGACCTCGGCATGGCCGTCGGAATCGCTGCAGGCAACGCATTCTTGGGGTTGTCTGGCCAGGTCTGCGTGTGCCAGTCACGGATACTGGTGCACCGCGACGTATACGACGAAGTGCTCTCAACCCTGATCGGATTCGCTGCGGCGGCAACGTTCGGCGACCCTTTCGATCCATCAGTTTCAGCCGCACCGATGATCACTACGCAGCACATGCGCCGCGTGCTGAGCCACATCGAGCGCGCCGTCGGTGACGGCGCAAAACTGGCCGTCGGGGGCGGCCGAGCCGAAAATGCCGCTGCGACTGGTAACTTCGTGGCACCGACCGTGTTGGTCAACGTCGACAATTCGATGGCCGTCGCACAAGAGGAAATCTTTGGACCGGTCTTGTGCGTCATCCCGTTTACCGAAGATGACGAAGCGATTCGGCTCGCCAATGACACACGGTACGGGCTGGGGGCCGCGGTCTACACCCACGATGTCAGCCGTGCCCTGCGAGTCAGCGGCGCACTGCGAGCGGGCACCATCGGTGTGAACTCGTGGACGTTGCAACCACACGCACCGTTCGGCGGGATGAAGCAGTCAGGTTTGGGCCGGGAGAACGGGCAAGCCGGTATCGAGGGATACCTCGAGACGAAGACCACGTTCATGCGTTGA
- a CDS encoding HpcH/HpaI aldolase/citrate lyase family protein, giving the protein MAPTLRPRRSALYLPGNNARALEKGKSLRADVLIFDLEDAVGPDAKSDSRLRVCDAVASGTYRPREIVVRVNSLDTEWHDDDLAAVANSAADGVLVPKVETGQQVEALTARLVELGAPQSLQLWVMVETPRAFLRMEEVACASDRLTALVVGTNDLVNELHALHVPGRASVLPALALAVLGARTAGIAVLDGVFNAIKDEEGFISEAQQGRQMGFDGKTLIHPSQVGPANDIFGPSEEECERASKIVEAYQQAQAAGQSVITVDGRMVESLHVRDAHRILALAERIAELGSQTE; this is encoded by the coding sequence ATGGCGCCGACGCTGCGCCCCCGTCGATCGGCTCTCTACCTGCCCGGCAACAACGCCCGCGCGCTGGAAAAGGGCAAATCGCTGCGGGCGGACGTGTTGATCTTCGATCTCGAGGATGCGGTCGGACCCGACGCGAAATCAGACTCGCGGCTCCGGGTCTGTGATGCCGTCGCCTCGGGGACCTACCGCCCTCGCGAGATTGTGGTGCGCGTCAACTCTCTGGACACCGAATGGCACGACGACGATCTTGCCGCAGTTGCCAATTCGGCTGCTGACGGGGTCCTGGTGCCCAAAGTCGAGACGGGTCAACAAGTCGAAGCGTTGACCGCCCGGCTCGTTGAGTTGGGTGCGCCGCAGTCGTTGCAGTTGTGGGTGATGGTCGAGACTCCCAGGGCCTTCCTACGCATGGAGGAGGTCGCCTGCGCCAGCGATCGGCTGACCGCGCTGGTGGTTGGCACCAACGACCTAGTCAATGAGCTGCACGCACTGCACGTACCCGGACGAGCGTCCGTACTGCCCGCACTTGCGCTGGCCGTGCTCGGTGCACGTACCGCCGGGATAGCCGTATTGGACGGCGTATTTAACGCCATCAAGGACGAAGAGGGATTCATATCCGAGGCTCAACAGGGCCGACAGATGGGATTCGACGGCAAGACGTTGATCCACCCGTCGCAGGTAGGGCCAGCCAATGACATCTTCGGACCCTCGGAAGAGGAATGCGAGCGGGCCAGCAAGATCGTCGAGGCCTACCAGCAGGCGCAAGCCGCCGGCCAGAGCGTCATCACCGTCGACGGTCGCATGGTCGAAAGCCTCCATGTGCGCGATGCCCACCGGATCCTGGCGCTGGCGGAACGGATCGCCGAACTGGGGTCACAAACCGAATAG
- a CDS encoding SDR family NAD(P)-dependent oxidoreductase, producing the protein MARLEDRQALVTGGAQGLGRAIALRLAELGARVAIVDLNEDKAQECVEQIRMKSGEASCVRANVARRDDVESAVQHAADEGGGRIDIMVNAAQFFAMPKALELVTEKDWELSEATGPKATFRFMQAGFPFLQASGRASVINFVSGSALGGIAYTAPYSAAKGAIAALTKVAANEWARHRIRVNAVCPFALTEVQQKMIGTEWDNYTRTAQASPMKRGADPDSEIAPAVAFLAGDDSTFVTGTVLHIDGGMTELSTVDYSQSPGVFG; encoded by the coding sequence TTGGCCCGTTTGGAGGACAGGCAGGCACTGGTCACCGGTGGAGCCCAGGGGTTGGGACGAGCGATAGCTCTGCGGCTGGCCGAGTTGGGAGCGCGCGTTGCCATCGTCGACTTGAACGAGGACAAAGCTCAAGAGTGTGTCGAGCAGATCCGCATGAAAAGCGGTGAAGCGTCCTGCGTCCGAGCGAACGTCGCACGCCGCGACGATGTCGAGTCGGCGGTGCAGCACGCCGCCGACGAAGGCGGGGGACGCATAGACATCATGGTCAACGCCGCCCAATTCTTTGCAATGCCCAAGGCTTTGGAGCTGGTCACCGAAAAGGACTGGGAACTGTCGGAAGCGACCGGTCCCAAAGCCACGTTTCGTTTCATGCAGGCCGGATTCCCTTTCTTGCAGGCTTCGGGTCGTGCGTCGGTGATTAACTTCGTGTCTGGTTCGGCCCTGGGGGGCATCGCATATACGGCGCCGTATTCAGCGGCCAAAGGTGCGATCGCCGCGCTCACCAAGGTGGCCGCCAACGAATGGGCGCGTCACCGTATCCGGGTCAATGCTGTCTGCCCATTCGCTCTCACCGAGGTACAGCAGAAGATGATTGGCACCGAGTGGGACAACTACACCCGAACGGCCCAGGCGTCGCCGATGAAGCGCGGAGCTGACCCGGATAGCGAAATCGCGCCCGCAGTAGCATTTCTGGCTGGTGATGATTCGACCTTTGTGACCGGGACAGTGTTGCACATCGACGGCGGCATGACCGAACTCTCGACCGTCGACTATTCGCAGTCACCCGGTGTGTTCGGTTAG
- a CDS encoding SDR family NAD(P)-dependent oxidoreductase, with protein sequence MDLNGRVAVITGASGGIGRVLANRYARSGAAVVLVARRSLELGETAKMVAACGGKSLQIVADVSAEEQCQNVIRQTVAHFGRVDVLVNNAAIPGMDEPISHATAANWNAVLATNLIAPMLLSREALRHMIPSGNGNIQFLSSAAARSVRPRKGHYAAAKLALSALCQTLALEAGEHGIRVNTIVVGAVAGELLDRYIAKVADQQQIELAEARRRISAANALGRLVEPKEVADVSVWLASDAAAAITGQDIVVTGGQRV encoded by the coding sequence ATGGACTTGAACGGACGAGTTGCCGTGATCACTGGCGCAAGCGGCGGTATTGGACGGGTACTGGCGAATCGGTACGCGCGCAGCGGGGCGGCTGTCGTCCTGGTCGCACGGCGGAGCTTAGAACTCGGCGAAACCGCGAAGATGGTGGCTGCCTGCGGCGGCAAGTCGCTACAGATCGTAGCCGATGTCAGTGCCGAAGAGCAGTGTCAGAATGTAATTCGCCAGACGGTAGCGCATTTCGGCCGGGTCGATGTGCTGGTGAATAACGCGGCGATCCCGGGAATGGATGAGCCCATCAGTCACGCAACTGCGGCGAACTGGAACGCCGTGCTGGCGACCAATCTGATAGCGCCGATGCTGCTGTCGCGAGAGGCATTGCGGCACATGATCCCGAGCGGTAATGGCAATATCCAGTTCCTATCCTCAGCCGCGGCAAGGTCGGTGCGTCCCCGGAAGGGCCACTACGCCGCCGCAAAACTGGCGCTCAGCGCGTTGTGTCAGACGCTGGCGCTCGAAGCCGGCGAGCACGGCATTCGGGTGAACACCATTGTGGTGGGAGCTGTTGCGGGTGAACTGCTGGACCGCTACATCGCCAAAGTGGCCGATCAGCAGCAAATCGAACTGGCCGAGGCGCGCAGGCGTATCTCCGCGGCGAACGCTCTCGGGCGACTCGTCGAACCCAAGGAAGTGGCGGACGTGTCGGTTTGGTTGGCATCGGACGCCGCCGCGGCGATCACCGGACAAGACATCGTTGTGACCGGAGGCCAACGAGTCTGA
- a CDS encoding LLM class flavin-dependent oxidoreductase produces the protein MQIAIGMPSHIAHVPGLLTTQWARRAEQRGFGGLAAIDRLIYESLDSIVALSVAAGATTGIGLITNVLLAPLYPAALLAKQVTSLADASGGRLTLGLGIGSRPDDYTAVGVDYRRRGRILDETVAVLRDMSDGRVVTGEGALRAAAVRIPILFGGRADATIRRVATIGDGWTAGALRDYANQSVLADRARTAWAAENRSGRPWLQASVNFAFGDADVVAAGRAHLQSYYGFKPDYAALNVADMLTSADDATRTVRAYRDLGFDAVVFHPCVTNIDQVDRLADAVL, from the coding sequence ATGCAGATAGCAATCGGAATGCCCAGCCATATCGCTCACGTGCCTGGTCTGTTGACCACACAATGGGCGCGCCGAGCCGAACAGCGCGGCTTCGGTGGTCTGGCCGCGATCGACCGGCTGATCTATGAAAGCCTCGATTCGATCGTCGCGCTGTCGGTGGCCGCGGGCGCGACCACCGGCATCGGTTTGATCACCAACGTGCTGTTGGCACCGCTGTATCCCGCCGCGCTATTGGCAAAACAAGTCACGTCCCTCGCCGACGCCTCCGGGGGCCGGCTCACCCTCGGACTGGGTATCGGGAGCCGACCCGACGACTACACCGCGGTCGGCGTGGACTATCGGCGGCGCGGACGCATCCTGGACGAGACCGTTGCCGTGCTACGCGACATGAGTGACGGCAGGGTGGTCACCGGTGAGGGGGCACTGCGCGCAGCGGCGGTACGTATTCCGATCCTGTTCGGCGGACGGGCGGACGCGACGATCCGCCGCGTCGCGACGATCGGTGACGGCTGGACCGCCGGAGCGCTGCGCGATTACGCCAATCAGTCCGTGCTCGCCGACCGGGCGCGCACGGCGTGGGCTGCGGAGAACCGCTCGGGCCGCCCGTGGCTTCAGGCCAGTGTTAACTTCGCCTTCGGCGATGCTGACGTCGTCGCTGCCGGGCGTGCCCACCTGCAGAGTTACTACGGCTTCAAGCCGGACTATGCCGCCCTCAACGTCGCCGACATGCTCACGTCCGCCGACGATGCGACACGAACCGTGCGCGCCTATCGCGACCTGGGCTTCGACGCAGTCGTGTTCCACCCCTGCGTCACCAACATCGACCAGGTCGACCGCCTTGCTGACGCGGTGCTGTAA
- a CDS encoding TetR/AcrR family transcriptional regulator: MSTDRVAGEVDVADEFDRREQILDAANQCFSQLGIQRTSVQDVARMAKVSRGTIYRYFVDRDVLIEAAIEHGAQRFYQQVAAAMEGKATLAEQLGAMAQTHATILLDHRTRNRLMADDAELMRHMIADGDSAVRRTTKFLEPYVRDAQKRGEVGAGIDVTAASEWLARIIYSFSTVNQGLSFDMTKPETVRQYVEKFAINGLR, encoded by the coding sequence ATGTCGACGGATCGAGTCGCAGGCGAGGTCGACGTCGCCGACGAGTTCGATCGTCGCGAGCAGATCTTGGACGCCGCCAACCAGTGTTTCAGCCAATTGGGTATCCAGCGCACGAGCGTCCAGGACGTCGCGCGAATGGCCAAGGTCTCGCGTGGCACGATCTACCGATACTTCGTCGATCGTGATGTCCTCATCGAAGCCGCCATCGAGCATGGCGCCCAACGGTTCTACCAACAGGTCGCCGCGGCGATGGAGGGAAAAGCAACACTCGCCGAGCAGCTCGGGGCCATGGCTCAGACGCACGCCACCATCCTTCTCGATCATCGCACCCGCAACCGCCTGATGGCCGACGACGCCGAGCTCATGCGCCACATGATCGCCGATGGCGACAGTGCTGTCCGACGCACCACGAAGTTCCTCGAACCCTACGTGCGGGACGCGCAAAAGCGCGGAGAAGTCGGAGCCGGAATCGACGTCACTGCCGCCAGCGAATGGCTGGCCCGCATTATTTATTCGTTCTCCACGGTCAATCAAGGCCTGAGTTTCGATATGACCAAGCCCGAAACGGTCCGCCAGTACGTCGAGAAGTTCGCAATTAACGGCCTACGCTGA
- a CDS encoding thiolase family protein: MGYPLTDRVIVSGIGQSAIGRRLGRDGLELTVEACEAAVADAGLTLGDIDGLTTYPGSSQPGLGFSGASLREIHDALGIRPNWVAGGVESPGQLGAVVDAMMAVACGLADHVLCWRSIWEGTAQGAGRRKGYGAGMGRPGGMLAWQLPFGATAANLVALQVRARMQRYGLTREQLASIAIAQRAHAGRNPNAIYSEPMDLEMYLSARMVSDPLCMFDCDIACDGATAFVVSRAEHADALDHPALVVEALDCAHHDRFSWEAGLDITRISSRWLTLWERTDFTASDVDVASLYDGFSVFVLCWLEDFGFCEVGESGEWIENPDRMSLGGELPINTAGGQLSGGRLHGFGHLHEACLQIRGEAGSRQVDGAALAAVGVGAANSGTTAMLLRRA, translated from the coding sequence ATGGGCTACCCACTGACTGACCGCGTCATCGTCAGCGGCATCGGCCAGTCCGCGATCGGTCGTCGGCTCGGTCGCGACGGACTGGAGCTTACGGTCGAAGCCTGTGAGGCTGCCGTCGCCGACGCGGGCCTGACGTTGGGCGATATCGACGGCCTAACAACCTATCCCGGATCGTCGCAACCCGGCTTGGGATTCTCAGGGGCTTCGCTGCGCGAAATCCACGACGCGTTGGGGATACGGCCGAATTGGGTTGCGGGAGGGGTGGAGTCGCCAGGCCAGCTTGGTGCTGTCGTTGATGCGATGATGGCTGTGGCCTGTGGGTTGGCCGATCATGTGCTGTGTTGGCGCAGCATCTGGGAGGGCACCGCGCAGGGCGCCGGTCGACGCAAGGGTTACGGTGCAGGTATGGGCCGACCCGGTGGAATGCTGGCCTGGCAGTTGCCCTTTGGGGCAACTGCGGCCAACCTGGTCGCGCTGCAAGTCCGGGCGCGGATGCAGAGATACGGCCTGACCCGTGAGCAACTGGCATCGATCGCCATTGCCCAGCGGGCCCACGCCGGGCGCAACCCCAATGCAATCTATTCCGAACCGATGGACCTGGAGATGTACCTGAGCGCACGGATGGTGTCGGATCCGCTGTGCATGTTCGACTGTGACATCGCCTGCGACGGAGCTACCGCGTTTGTCGTTTCCCGTGCCGAGCATGCCGACGCACTGGACCATCCCGCCCTGGTTGTCGAAGCGCTCGATTGCGCCCACCACGACCGCTTCAGCTGGGAAGCGGGACTCGACATCACCCGCATCAGCTCACGCTGGTTAACGCTCTGGGAGCGTACGGATTTCACGGCTTCCGACGTCGACGTAGCCTCGCTGTACGACGGATTCAGCGTGTTCGTGTTGTGCTGGCTCGAGGACTTCGGCTTCTGTGAGGTCGGCGAATCCGGCGAATGGATCGAAAATCCAGACCGCATGTCACTTGGCGGCGAGCTACCGATAAACACCGCGGGCGGACAACTTTCGGGTGGCCGTCTGCATGGGTTCGGCCACCTGCACGAGGCCTGCCTACAAATCAGGGGTGAGGCCGGTTCGCGTCAGGTAGACGGCGCCGCGCTCGCCGCTGTCGGCGTGGGGGCAGCCAATAGTGGGACTACCGCCATGCTGTTGCGGCGTGCCTGA
- a CDS encoding long chain fatty acid-CoA synthetase Faa4p has translation MKCVTVGQCFDIDVVRDADGWTVRIPEVDGVARVGDRASVELAARRCIAARTGIPIGYVAVYVNSEIG, from the coding sequence GTGAAATGTGTAACCGTTGGCCAGTGCTTCGACATCGACGTAGTTCGCGACGCGGACGGCTGGACGGTCCGGATCCCCGAGGTCGACGGGGTTGCCCGAGTGGGCGATCGGGCCTCGGTGGAGCTGGCGGCCCGCAGATGCATCGCCGCGCGGACCGGCATTCCCATCGGCTACGTCGCCGTGTACGTCAACAGCGAGATCGGTTAG
- a CDS encoding adenosylcobinamide amidohydrolase, giving the protein MHPRLTARVEQTRPFPVLVWQFAEARLCISSGPLGGGIGTRNWVVNATVPLDYGRTDPDRHLTEIGAALELVGTGCGLLTAVDVTRHHLAADTGVHAAATVGLSHPTWAAAPDLHFRRELPSGARAGTFADYQTVEYRPLIDGDGHRVGTINIVVAVPVQLCAAALVNAVATATEAKVQALYESGVQATGTASDAVIVHCPTDGTPQAYGGPRSALGARIARAVHAAVLAGTRSWISDPPGQSSIRPR; this is encoded by the coding sequence ATGCATCCTCGGTTGACCGCACGGGTGGAACAAACTCGGCCGTTCCCGGTCCTGGTTTGGCAATTCGCCGAGGCTCGACTGTGCATCTCGTCGGGCCCACTCGGCGGCGGCATTGGGACCCGGAACTGGGTAGTCAACGCAACGGTGCCCCTCGATTACGGCCGGACTGACCCGGACCGTCACCTGACCGAGATCGGTGCCGCGCTTGAGCTTGTCGGCACCGGCTGCGGGTTGCTCACCGCGGTCGACGTGACCCGCCACCACCTCGCCGCCGATACTGGCGTGCATGCTGCGGCAACCGTCGGGCTCTCTCACCCGACCTGGGCAGCGGCACCCGACCTGCACTTCCGCCGCGAGTTGCCGTCTGGCGCCCGAGCGGGCACGTTCGCCGACTATCAGACTGTCGAGTACCGACCGCTCATCGACGGCGACGGGCACCGCGTGGGGACTATCAACATCGTGGTTGCCGTGCCGGTACAGCTGTGTGCGGCGGCGCTGGTCAACGCGGTGGCAACCGCGACCGAGGCGAAAGTGCAGGCGTTATACGAGAGCGGGGTGCAAGCCACCGGAACCGCCTCGGACGCGGTCATTGTGCACTGCCCGACGGACGGAACTCCGCAGGCATACGGCGGGCCGCGCTCGGCGTTGGGCGCCCGAATTGCGCGCGCGGTACATGCGGCGGTACTCGCCGGCACCCGGTCTTGGATTTCAGATCCCCCGGGGCAGAGCTCGATACGTCCACGTTGA
- a CDS encoding Lrp/AsnC family transcriptional regulator has protein sequence MIDDLDAQILHTLQLAPRVSFRRIASVVGATEQTVARRYHRLRRDGVVRVVGLENRWIAGEASWVCRIRSAPDRIPQLAEALVRRPDVSHANVLAGWTELVCVIRAPLGDSREDVLLQLLPRAASVIDISIDLMLHSFGDPARAPWAGYGSTLSAQQVAQILQERTDTGGNDQRTLPTAEDRPILDALGEDGRTPLAKLAARAGWSVTKVGRRIAALEASGALRYDVDVLPERLGHQLSAMLWLTLAPKDLHRVGERIAAHAQIAFAGATSGSKNLMAVAICRDSQDLYRYLTEQLGQINEVSGYEVSIRTQRLKQHGSVVAHGRLVNPRSARSAR, from the coding sequence GTGATCGACGATCTGGACGCGCAGATTCTTCATACCCTGCAGTTGGCACCTCGAGTGTCGTTTCGCCGCATCGCCAGCGTGGTCGGGGCAACTGAGCAAACCGTGGCGCGGCGCTATCACAGACTCCGGCGCGACGGGGTGGTGCGCGTTGTAGGGCTGGAGAACCGCTGGATAGCCGGCGAAGCGAGCTGGGTATGCCGGATCCGCTCAGCGCCTGACCGGATACCACAGCTGGCCGAGGCACTGGTGCGCCGCCCGGACGTATCCCACGCAAACGTGCTGGCGGGATGGACCGAGTTGGTGTGCGTAATTCGCGCACCGCTGGGCGATAGCCGTGAAGATGTTCTGCTGCAGCTCCTACCCCGAGCCGCCTCGGTCATCGACATCTCCATTGACCTGATGCTTCATTCGTTCGGTGACCCCGCCCGCGCGCCGTGGGCCGGTTATGGCAGCACGCTTTCCGCTCAACAAGTTGCACAGATCCTGCAAGAGCGCACCGATACGGGGGGTAACGATCAGCGAACCCTGCCCACCGCCGAGGATCGCCCGATTCTTGACGCACTCGGCGAGGACGGCAGAACACCGCTGGCCAAGCTCGCCGCACGGGCGGGCTGGTCGGTGACAAAGGTGGGTCGCCGGATAGCGGCACTGGAAGCTTCCGGAGCGCTGCGGTACGACGTCGACGTGTTACCCGAGCGGCTCGGCCACCAGCTCAGCGCCATGCTGTGGCTGACGTTGGCGCCCAAAGACCTGCATCGGGTCGGCGAGCGTATCGCCGCGCACGCCCAAATCGCCTTCGCGGGAGCCACGAGTGGATCTAAAAACCTTATGGCCGTTGCTATTTGCCGAGACTCGCAAGACCTCTATCGATACCTTACCGAGCAACTCGGGCAGATTAATGAGGTCTCAGGTTACGAGGTCAGCATCCGTACGCAGCGCCTCAAGCAACACGGATCGGTCGTGGCCCACGGCCGGCTTGTCAATCCCCGCTCCGCCCGATCTGCGCGCTGA
- a CDS encoding alpha/beta fold hydrolase, whose amino-acid sequence MTVAFVHGNPETEAIWGPLIAALGRDDVVTLSPPGFGAPLPEDFPATFVAYRDWLEGELERIGEPIDLVGHDWGGGHVMNVVMHRPELVRSWVSDVVGIFDHDYVWHDLAQVWQTPGAGEELVDTMMGGSVEDWVAQTAELGIPADIAATMGQAHGPQMGRAILAVYRSAAQPAMAQAGLDLESAAARPGLSILATEDFYVGSEEIRQRAAARAGARTEVLPGLGHWWMLQDPDRGAAVLTRFWETLA is encoded by the coding sequence ATGACAGTCGCATTCGTACACGGCAATCCGGAGACCGAGGCGATTTGGGGTCCGCTGATTGCAGCGCTTGGCCGCGACGATGTGGTGACCCTTTCGCCACCGGGATTCGGGGCGCCGTTACCTGAGGACTTCCCGGCGACCTTTGTGGCCTATCGCGACTGGCTCGAGGGTGAGCTGGAACGCATCGGCGAACCGATCGACCTTGTCGGTCACGATTGGGGCGGCGGCCATGTGATGAACGTGGTGATGCACCGCCCCGAACTGGTGCGCAGCTGGGTCAGCGACGTAGTGGGCATCTTCGACCACGACTACGTCTGGCACGACTTGGCCCAGGTGTGGCAGACGCCCGGTGCCGGTGAAGAACTAGTCGACACCATGATGGGTGGATCTGTCGAGGATTGGGTGGCCCAGACCGCCGAATTGGGAATCCCGGCCGACATCGCAGCCACGATGGGTCAGGCTCACGGTCCACAGATGGGCCGGGCCATTCTGGCGGTATACCGTTCGGCGGCGCAACCTGCGATGGCGCAGGCCGGTCTGGATCTGGAGAGCGCGGCGGCTCGTCCTGGTTTGTCGATACTGGCCACCGAGGACTTCTACGTCGGTTCCGAGGAGATCCGGCAGCGCGCGGCGGCGCGGGCGGGCGCGCGCACCGAGGTGCTCCCCGGGCTCGGGCATTGGTGGATGCTGCAGGATCCAGACCGCGGCGCGGCAGTCCTCACCCGATTCTGGGAAACTCTCGCTTGA